The Streptomyces tsukubensis genome includes a region encoding these proteins:
- a CDS encoding helix-turn-helix domain-containing protein, whose product MITKGAVVDQGRRWQLTSRDLELLGWVGRWRGVTSPQIARGFDLSVKVVERRMRALSELGLVEGRRMLADVPRVHWLTRAGMTAVGIHGDVARPKLAELHHDLAVVDVAHFIERNRRHLVVTEREIRRREPNPAAGHEWRLYDGVEMTAGLGTGGLKFPDLASVRLEEMDVVWAHELERTRKDVPRLTRLMLSYVWSDAVTYVIYWTWPELYDNTMRAAEAANASARELGRGPAAIGVRVWEPSLLDSLESGTA is encoded by the coding sequence GTGATCACGAAGGGGGCCGTGGTGGACCAGGGCAGGCGATGGCAGCTCACCTCTCGGGACCTGGAGCTGCTGGGGTGGGTGGGCCGCTGGCGCGGGGTGACGTCCCCGCAGATCGCCCGCGGCTTCGACCTGTCGGTGAAGGTGGTCGAGCGCCGGATGCGGGCGCTGTCGGAGCTGGGTCTGGTCGAGGGCCGGCGGATGCTCGCCGACGTCCCGCGCGTGCACTGGCTGACCCGGGCCGGGATGACTGCGGTGGGCATCCACGGGGACGTCGCCCGCCCGAAGCTCGCCGAGCTCCACCACGACCTGGCGGTGGTCGACGTCGCGCACTTCATCGAGCGGAACCGGCGGCACCTGGTGGTGACCGAGCGGGAGATCCGGCGGCGCGAGCCGAACCCGGCGGCCGGCCACGAGTGGCGGCTGTACGACGGGGTCGAGATGACGGCGGGGCTGGGCACCGGCGGCCTGAAGTTCCCCGACCTCGCCTCGGTGCGGCTGGAGGAGATGGACGTCGTATGGGCGCACGAGCTGGAGCGCACCCGCAAGGACGTGCCGCGGCTGACCCGGCTGATGCTCTCGTACGTGTGGTCCGACGCCGTCACGTACGTCATCTACTGGACCTGGCCTGAGCTGTACGACAACACGATGCGGGCGGCCGAGGCCGCGAACGCGTCGGCCCGGGAGCTGGGCCGGGGGCCCGCGGCGATCGGCGTACGGGTGTGGGAGCCCTCGTTGCTGGACTCGCTGGAGAGCGGCACCGCGTAG
- a CDS encoding recombinase family protein, which yields MTDDFQRVEAHDCPMSTCAAPAGSPCRTTKGRVAIQYHTARFRLVPSLAKTLNVPVPAVRKPGTAWVELPRPAGAGAEPVGHVRIGYARASTARQSLDSQLDSLAEAGVTRVFSEKVSTRVTSRPELEKAVTLAREIRASGVAVTLVVHEHKRLGRGMDLAVLAEELRAGDIGLQFLTGDLQGSHDPGGVVFTVLAAMSGMEREYIRDRTLEGHESARLRGKSIGGASVTNDDMLGMALHLRDQELSLREIASRLVITKGSKKGQHPSAPTVMRMLREHDDRVAATKPTAALEAAESR from the coding sequence GTGACCGACGACTTCCAGCGCGTTGAAGCGCACGACTGCCCCATGTCCACCTGCGCGGCCCCGGCGGGCTCGCCGTGCCGTACGACCAAGGGCCGGGTGGCTATCCAGTACCACACCGCCCGGTTCCGGCTCGTGCCCTCGCTGGCGAAGACGCTGAACGTCCCGGTGCCCGCCGTGCGCAAGCCGGGCACGGCCTGGGTGGAGCTGCCGCGCCCGGCCGGGGCCGGCGCCGAACCGGTCGGCCACGTCCGCATCGGGTACGCCCGTGCGTCCACCGCCCGCCAGTCGCTCGACTCCCAGCTCGACTCCCTCGCGGAGGCCGGTGTCACCCGGGTCTTCTCGGAGAAGGTCTCGACCCGCGTCACCTCGCGCCCGGAGCTGGAGAAGGCGGTCACCCTCGCCCGCGAGATCCGCGCCTCCGGCGTCGCGGTGACCCTCGTCGTGCACGAGCACAAGCGGCTCGGCCGCGGCATGGACCTCGCGGTGCTCGCCGAGGAGCTGCGCGCGGGCGACATCGGCCTGCAGTTCCTCACCGGCGACCTCCAGGGCAGCCACGACCCGGGTGGTGTCGTCTTCACCGTCCTCGCCGCGATGTCGGGCATGGAGCGCGAGTACATCCGCGACCGCACCCTGGAGGGACACGAGTCGGCCCGCCTCCGGGGCAAGAGCATCGGCGGCGCGAGCGTCACCAACGACGACATGCTCGGCATGGCGCTGCATCTGCGGGACCAGGAGCTGAGCCTGCGCGAGATCGCGTCGCGGCTCGTCATCACCAAGGGCAGCAAGAAGGGCCAGCACCCTTCCGCGCCGACCGTCATGCGAATGCTGCGCGAGCACGACGACCGGGTGGCCGCCACGAAGCCCACGGCGGCGCTGGAGGCCGCTGAGAGCCGCTGA